From one Luteipulveratus mongoliensis genomic stretch:
- a CDS encoding M15 family metallopeptidase, translating into MPTAMPFYRRPLARITTGALLAAAASVSLVPSQADAGERWLQARSMPVAANKVMVAVTVQHAKLPSRMVYVSNLQGKIIAQGVLTRGGKALVPVSVRPGTATQVYVTFRHTRARLTVPVSTTARYMATSSWRIINKVNGVNNAYTPRVLTQMAGVPIDKRAGAPLQRLLKDAARDGVKIYGSNGYRSWGWQRSLYQSYVNRDGRAAADTFSARPGYSEHQTGFAFDAKAADGRCSLESCFAGTKSGQWLAKHAAAYGFVVRYTPQNSKVTGYEPEPWHLRYVGTWLTGYLNETKLPSLEQAFKMPAAPSY; encoded by the coding sequence ATGCCGACCGCCATGCCGTTCTACCGACGCCCTCTGGCGCGGATCACGACCGGTGCACTGCTGGCTGCCGCCGCGAGCGTCAGCCTCGTGCCCAGCCAGGCCGACGCCGGTGAGCGGTGGCTGCAGGCCCGGTCGATGCCGGTCGCAGCCAACAAGGTGATGGTCGCCGTCACCGTCCAGCACGCAAAGCTGCCCTCGCGCATGGTCTACGTCAGCAACCTGCAGGGCAAGATCATCGCCCAGGGTGTCCTGACGCGCGGCGGTAAGGCACTGGTCCCCGTGTCCGTACGCCCTGGCACCGCGACTCAGGTCTACGTCACCTTCCGACACACCAGGGCTCGGCTGACCGTGCCGGTCTCGACGACGGCCCGCTACATGGCGACCTCGTCCTGGCGAATCATCAACAAGGTCAACGGAGTCAACAACGCCTACACGCCACGCGTCCTGACCCAGATGGCGGGCGTACCGATCGACAAGCGCGCCGGGGCACCGCTCCAGCGCCTCCTCAAGGACGCGGCTCGCGACGGCGTCAAGATCTACGGCTCCAACGGCTACCGATCGTGGGGCTGGCAGCGCAGCCTCTATCAGTCGTACGTCAACCGTGACGGTCGGGCGGCCGCGGACACCTTCTCCGCGCGACCGGGTTACAGCGAGCATCAGACCGGGTTTGCCTTTGATGCCAAGGCAGCTGACGGCCGGTGCTCACTCGAGTCCTGCTTCGCCGGCACCAAGTCGGGCCAGTGGCTGGCCAAGCACGCGGCGGCGTACGGCTTCGTCGTGCGCTACACGCCGCAGAACTCCAAGGTCACCGGTTACGAGCCGGAGCCCTGGCACCTGCGTTACGTCGGCACCTGGCTGACCGGCTACCTCAACGAGACCAAGCTGCCGTCGCTGGAGCAGGCCTTCAAGATGCCGGCCGCGCCCAGCTACTAA
- the hemB gene encoding porphobilinogen synthase produces MSTVAGPRHSAGRPERVLTQRPRRLRQSASMRRLVGETRLHPAELVLPMFVKEGIDEPVALQSMPGVVQHTLHSLEVAAKEAVEAGVGGIMLFGVPTQKDEIGSGATDPDGILNVALRRVRDAVGDSVVIMADLCLDEFTSHGHCGVLDSEGRVDNDATLDRYAEMAVVQAGAGAHVVGLSGMMDGQVAACREALDAAGHTDTVILAYAVKYSSALYGPFREAVESTLEGDRSTYQQDPANAVEALRELRLDVAEGADIVMVKPALPYLDIVSAVAAESEVPVAAYQISGEMAMIEAAAANGWIDRERMIMEALTSIRRAGAQIVLTYYAVEVARRLQD; encoded by the coding sequence GTGAGCACCGTGGCCGGGCCTCGCCACAGCGCTGGTCGGCCGGAACGGGTGCTGACGCAGCGGCCCCGTCGCCTTCGGCAGTCCGCGTCGATGCGGCGGCTGGTCGGCGAGACGCGGCTGCACCCGGCCGAGCTGGTGCTGCCGATGTTCGTCAAGGAAGGCATTGACGAGCCGGTGGCGCTGCAGTCGATGCCGGGCGTCGTCCAGCACACGCTGCACTCGCTCGAGGTCGCTGCCAAGGAGGCTGTCGAAGCCGGTGTCGGCGGCATCATGCTGTTCGGTGTGCCGACTCAGAAGGACGAGATCGGTTCTGGCGCAACGGATCCCGATGGGATCCTCAACGTCGCGCTCCGTCGCGTGCGTGATGCGGTCGGCGACTCGGTCGTGATCATGGCCGACCTGTGCCTGGACGAGTTCACCTCGCACGGTCACTGCGGCGTCCTGGACAGCGAGGGCCGGGTCGACAACGACGCGACCCTCGACCGTTATGCCGAGATGGCCGTGGTCCAGGCCGGCGCCGGCGCGCACGTCGTCGGGCTGTCCGGGATGATGGACGGTCAGGTCGCCGCGTGCCGCGAGGCGCTCGACGCGGCCGGCCACACGGACACGGTGATCCTGGCCTATGCGGTGAAGTACTCCTCAGCTCTGTACGGCCCCTTCCGCGAGGCGGTCGAGTCCACCCTCGAGGGTGACCGGTCGACCTACCAGCAGGATCCGGCCAACGCCGTGGAGGCGCTGCGCGAGCTGCGTCTGGACGTGGCCGAGGGCGCCGACATCGTCATGGTCAAGCCCGCGCTGCCCTACCTCGACATCGTCTCCGCCGTGGCGGCGGAGTCCGAGGTGCCGGTGGCGGCGTACCAGATCTCGGGCGAGATGGCGATGATCGAGGCGGCTGCTGCCAACGGCTGGATCGACCGCGAGCGGATGATCATGGAGGCCCTGACCTCGATCAGGCGGGCAGGTGCGCAGATCGTGCTCACCTACTACGCCGTCGAGGTCGCGCGCCGCCTGCAGGACTGA
- a CDS encoding uroporphyrinogen-III synthase encodes MRAAELLQAADVVVIDQVAREEFLAGHVREDVQVVDAGHGETGQPLTTASRAKLVVRTAKAAADDTGEALVVRLMDGDPATFNGLAEEALACHKAGISFEIVPGVSAVAAVPAYAGVPLTSASSRAVHVIPARESKVDWSRSVDADITVVILGAPDTLAPALANLLDAGRHPETPVALTAQGTTIRQSTRTTTLAEASATLRKATVPFPTLAIVGSTVELREQLSWWETKPLYGWNILVPRTKDQAGSMTRRLGSYGASSDVVPTISVEPPRTPQQMERAVKGLVTGRYEWIGFTSANAVRAVREKFVEYGLDVRAFAGLKIAAVGGVTADSLRDWGLEPDLVPSGEQSARGLLEDWPDFDELVDPINRVFLPRADIATDTLVAGLQEMGWEVDDVTAYRTVRAAPPAPEVREAIKSGKFDAVCFTSSSTVRNLVGIAGKPHASTVVACIGPATAKTAEEHGLRVDVLASEASAESLVDALADFGRGLMMAAAESGEPVRRPSEKKKSTSRRKVKA; translated from the coding sequence ATGCGCGCCGCCGAGCTGCTGCAGGCCGCCGATGTCGTCGTCATCGACCAGGTGGCTCGCGAGGAGTTCCTCGCCGGACACGTCCGTGAGGACGTCCAGGTGGTCGACGCCGGCCACGGCGAGACCGGGCAGCCGCTGACGACCGCCTCGCGCGCGAAGCTCGTCGTCCGTACCGCCAAGGCCGCCGCCGACGACACGGGCGAGGCCCTCGTCGTACGCCTCATGGACGGTGACCCGGCGACCTTCAACGGTCTGGCCGAGGAGGCCCTGGCCTGCCACAAGGCGGGGATCTCCTTCGAGATCGTCCCCGGCGTGAGCGCCGTGGCCGCGGTCCCCGCGTACGCCGGTGTGCCGCTGACCAGCGCCTCGTCCCGGGCCGTGCACGTCATCCCGGCGCGCGAGTCGAAGGTCGACTGGAGCCGCTCGGTCGACGCTGACATCACCGTTGTCATCCTTGGTGCGCCCGACACGCTCGCACCCGCGCTGGCCAACCTGCTCGACGCGGGCCGCCACCCGGAGACGCCCGTCGCGCTGACCGCGCAGGGCACCACCATCCGCCAGTCGACCCGCACCACCACGCTCGCCGAGGCGAGCGCCACGCTGCGCAAGGCGACGGTGCCGTTCCCGACGCTGGCCATCGTGGGCAGCACGGTCGAGCTGCGCGAGCAGCTGTCCTGGTGGGAGACCAAGCCGCTCTACGGCTGGAACATCCTCGTCCCGCGCACCAAGGACCAGGCCGGCTCGATGACCCGGCGTCTGGGTTCCTACGGCGCCTCGAGCGACGTCGTACCGACCATCAGCGTCGAGCCGCCGCGCACGCCGCAGCAGATGGAGCGTGCGGTCAAGGGTCTGGTCACCGGCCGCTACGAGTGGATCGGCTTCACCTCCGCCAACGCGGTGCGTGCGGTCCGCGAGAAGTTCGTCGAGTACGGCCTCGACGTCCGCGCGTTCGCCGGTCTGAAGATCGCTGCCGTCGGCGGCGTGACGGCCGACTCGCTGCGCGACTGGGGCCTGGAGCCGGATCTGGTGCCGAGCGGTGAGCAGTCCGCTCGCGGGCTGCTGGAGGACTGGCCCGACTTCGATGAGCTGGTCGACCCGATCAACCGCGTCTTCCTGCCGCGCGCCGACATCGCGACCGACACCCTGGTCGCCGGTCTGCAGGAGATGGGCTGGGAGGTCGACGACGTGACCGCCTACCGGACCGTACGCGCGGCCCCGCCGGCGCCGGAGGTGCGTGAGGCCATCAAGTCCGGCAAGTTCGACGCGGTCTGCTTCACCTCCTCCTCGACGGTGCGCAACCTGGTCGGCATCGCCGGCAAACCGCACGCCTCGACCGTGGTGGCCTGCATCGGCCCGGCGACCGCCAAGACAGCTGAGGAGCACGGCCTGCGGGTCGACGTCCTGGCCAGCGAGGCATCCGCCGAGTCGCTCGTGGACGCTCTCGCCGACTTCGGCCGCGGCCTGATGATGGCTGCCGCCGAGAGTGGTGAGCCCGTCCGTCGCCCGAGCGAGAAGAAGAAGTCCACCTCGCGCCGCAAGGTCAAGGCGTGA
- the hemC gene encoding hydroxymethylbilane synthase — protein MTTTTTTTLRLGTRRSELATTQSTWVADRLRALGHEVELVEIVTEGDTNRAPLATIGGTGVFAAAIRQALLSGEVDIAVHSLKDLPVAPEPGLVIAAIPQREDPRDVLIARDGLTLGEIPEGGIIGTGSPRRAAQIAALGLGVEVRAIRGNVGTRIGLVRPGECDAVVLARAGLARLGRLDDATEVLDPLQMLPAPGQGALAVECRETDTALVEALAAIDDPETRAAVTAERVLLQALEAGCSAPVGALAEVAEEEDGSLVISLRGFVGTTDGSFELRRSQVGPLSAPEDIGRQLARTMLEDGAADAIRKPDGQVAVPLERLPAAPAQPPSPDAPSTATTDLSTDSHKATEREK, from the coding sequence ATGACCACGACCACCACGACGACTCTGCGCCTCGGGACCCGACGCAGCGAGCTGGCGACCACTCAGTCCACGTGGGTGGCCGATCGCCTTCGCGCGCTCGGCCACGAGGTCGAGCTCGTCGAGATCGTCACCGAGGGCGACACCAACCGAGCGCCCCTGGCGACCATCGGTGGCACCGGAGTCTTCGCGGCCGCGATCCGACAGGCCCTGCTGTCCGGCGAGGTCGACATCGCGGTGCACTCGCTCAAGGACCTTCCGGTGGCTCCCGAGCCGGGCCTGGTCATCGCCGCCATCCCGCAGCGTGAGGACCCCCGTGACGTGCTGATCGCGCGCGACGGCCTCACGCTCGGCGAGATCCCCGAGGGCGGCATCATCGGCACGGGTTCACCGCGACGAGCAGCGCAGATCGCGGCCCTCGGGCTCGGCGTTGAGGTCCGTGCGATCCGCGGCAACGTCGGCACCCGCATCGGTCTCGTCCGGCCTGGTGAGTGCGACGCCGTCGTGCTCGCGCGCGCTGGCCTGGCCCGTCTCGGCAGGCTCGACGACGCGACCGAGGTACTCGACCCGCTGCAGATGCTGCCCGCCCCCGGACAGGGTGCGCTCGCGGTCGAGTGCCGGGAGACCGACACTGCACTGGTCGAGGCCCTGGCCGCGATCGATGACCCCGAGACCCGCGCGGCAGTCACCGCCGAACGCGTCCTGCTCCAGGCCCTTGAGGCCGGCTGCTCGGCTCCCGTCGGTGCTTTGGCCGAGGTCGCCGAGGAGGAGGACGGCTCGCTCGTCATCTCGTTGCGCGGCTTCGTCGGGACGACGGACGGCTCCTTCGAGCTGCGCCGGTCCCAGGTCGGTCCGCTCAGCGCGCCCGAAGACATCGGCCGGCAGCTGGCCCGCACCATGCTCGAGGACGGCGCCGCCGATGCCATCCGAAAACCGGACGGCCAGGTGGCCGTCCCGCTGGAGCGACTACCGGCCGCACCCGCCCAGCCCCCGTCGCCCGATGCGCCCAGCACGGCGACCACAGACCTCAGTACAGATAGTCACAAGGCCACGGAGCGTGAGAAGTGA
- a CDS encoding glutamyl-tRNA reductase, whose amino-acid sequence MSVIVIGLSHKTASIDTLEQAALDQERRETLLASLDAGEHVGEALLIDTCNRVEVYADAHTFHGAVTEIGESLAKATELPLRQLREHLYVHYEDRAVAHLFSVAAGLDSMAVGESQILGQLRESLRTGRETGRIGSVLDGLVQQALRVGKRAHSETDIDSVSRSLVERGIQQAEVHLGPLSSQRVLVVGAGAMSSLAAHTVSRTGVASLTIINRTYETARRLADATGGQALPFDALAAAIAQADLVISCTGSVGHVIDAHHLPGPQVQHRQAYVDLALPRDVAPEVAERVAVEVMSLAHLGSSVEGSAVDQVRAVQDLVTGEVADFLIARRAASVAPTVALLRSRAADVVAAELSRLQQRVPGLTEADQAQVQLTVHRVVEKLLHTPTVRVKQLAGEGQDYTTALRELFDLDPRDTATVSTPPAPKGLQT is encoded by the coding sequence GTGAGCGTCATCGTGATCGGGCTGTCGCACAAGACTGCCTCGATCGACACCCTGGAGCAGGCCGCTCTCGACCAGGAGCGTCGGGAGACCTTGCTGGCCAGCCTGGATGCCGGGGAGCACGTCGGCGAGGCGCTGCTGATCGATACCTGCAACCGTGTCGAGGTCTACGCGGACGCACACACCTTCCACGGTGCCGTCACCGAGATCGGCGAGAGCCTCGCCAAGGCCACCGAGCTGCCGCTGCGTCAGCTGCGCGAGCACCTCTACGTCCACTACGAGGACCGAGCCGTCGCGCACCTGTTCTCAGTCGCCGCCGGGCTGGACTCGATGGCCGTGGGCGAGAGTCAGATCCTGGGTCAGCTGCGCGAGTCGTTGCGGACGGGCCGCGAGACCGGCCGCATCGGCTCCGTCCTCGACGGTCTCGTGCAGCAGGCCCTGCGGGTCGGCAAGCGCGCACACTCCGAGACCGACATCGACAGCGTGAGCCGGTCCCTGGTCGAGCGCGGCATCCAGCAGGCCGAGGTCCACCTCGGACCGCTCAGCAGCCAGCGCGTTCTCGTCGTCGGCGCCGGAGCGATGAGCAGCCTTGCGGCACATACGGTTTCGCGGACCGGCGTGGCCTCGCTGACCATCATCAACCGGACCTACGAGACCGCCCGCCGGCTTGCTGACGCCACCGGCGGGCAGGCCCTGCCCTTCGACGCGCTCGCCGCAGCCATCGCCCAGGCGGACCTCGTCATCTCCTGCACGGGCTCGGTCGGGCATGTCATCGACGCACACCACCTGCCAGGGCCGCAGGTCCAGCACCGGCAGGCGTACGTCGATCTCGCCCTGCCACGCGACGTCGCTCCCGAGGTGGCCGAGCGAGTCGCCGTCGAGGTGATGTCGCTGGCCCACCTCGGCAGCTCCGTCGAGGGCTCGGCAGTCGACCAGGTGCGTGCGGTCCAGGACCTGGTGACCGGTGAGGTCGCCGACTTCCTGATCGCTCGCCGGGCTGCATCCGTCGCGCCGACCGTCGCCCTGCTGCGCTCGCGCGCCGCGGATGTCGTCGCCGCCGAGCTGAGCCGCCTGCAGCAGCGCGTGCCCGGTCTGACCGAAGCCGACCAGGCGCAGGTGCAGCTCACGGTGCACCGCGTCGTCGAAAAGCTGCTGCACACACCGACCGTCCGGGTGAAGCAGCTCGCTGGGGAGGGCCAGGACTACACCACGGCTCTGCGCGAGCTGTTCGACCTCGACCCCCGCGACACGGCCACCGTGTCGACGCCGCCCGCGCCGAAGGGTCTTCAGACATGA
- a CDS encoding redox-sensing transcriptional repressor Rex, giving the protein MTAAPAARRGIPGATVARLPVYLRALAGLAAKGVDTVSSEELAESAGVRSAKLRKDLSYLGSYGVRGVGYDVVRLREEIARELGLQHDWSVAIIGMGNLGHALAAYSGFATRGFRVTWLVDEDPAIVGQTIAGLTVISFDELAAEPPGGLIGVIATPPTAAQAVADRLVTMGVHSILNFAPCVLNVPEGVEIRKVDLATELQILAFHEQHAREDADPIDGGLQEATS; this is encoded by the coding sequence GTGACAGCCGCCCCAGCAGCACGCCGGGGGATTCCCGGTGCGACAGTGGCGCGGCTGCCGGTGTACCTCCGAGCCCTCGCCGGACTAGCCGCGAAGGGCGTCGACACCGTCTCGTCCGAAGAGCTGGCCGAGTCCGCGGGAGTCCGCTCCGCCAAGCTGCGCAAGGACCTCTCCTACCTCGGTTCCTATGGCGTCCGCGGTGTCGGTTACGACGTCGTACGCCTGCGCGAGGAGATCGCCCGCGAGCTGGGTCTGCAGCACGACTGGTCCGTCGCGATCATCGGGATGGGCAACCTGGGTCACGCGCTCGCGGCTTACTCCGGCTTCGCCACCCGTGGCTTCCGAGTCACCTGGCTGGTCGATGAGGACCCGGCCATCGTCGGCCAGACCATCGCCGGCCTCACCGTCATCAGCTTCGACGAGCTCGCTGCTGAGCCCCCCGGGGGCCTGATCGGAGTCATCGCGACCCCGCCGACCGCGGCGCAGGCCGTGGCGGACCGGCTCGTGACGATGGGCGTCCACTCGATCCTCAACTTCGCACCCTGCGTGCTCAACGTCCCGGAGGGCGTCGAGATCCGCAAGGTCGACCTGGCGACAGAGCTGCAGATCCTCGCCTTCCACGAGCAGCACGCTCGGGAGGACGCCGACCCGATCGACGGCGGACTACAGGAGGCGACGTCGTGA
- a CDS encoding glutaredoxin family protein: MIGRRAKPHTVTLVGKPGCHLCDDARTVIERVCADLGVTWDERSILDDDQLRQQYAEQIPVTLVDGRQHDYFHVDEKRLRRALR; this comes from the coding sequence GTGATCGGTCGCCGCGCCAAGCCGCACACCGTGACGTTGGTCGGCAAACCCGGCTGTCACCTGTGTGATGACGCCCGCACGGTCATCGAGCGGGTGTGCGCCGATCTCGGCGTGACGTGGGACGAGCGATCGATCCTGGACGACGACCAGCTGCGCCAGCAGTACGCCGAGCAGATCCCGGTCACGCTCGTCGACGGGCGCCAGCACGACTACTTCCACGTGGACGAGAAGCGGCTGCGCCGCGCGCTGCGCTGA
- a CDS encoding lysophospholipid acyltransferase family protein yields the protein MTKGEPGKGAAKKTTAKKIASAPKSASITTQPAEIAAAAKARKRPARKDIRAAAAHPSMRKRTTAATTDDATERPLRAVPDLPELGDAQATPTPTGGSSYPLPGLETAVSTLVSALRVAGSAAGLQGEDLEARIAQALAYLRRRVTGDYDIDEFGFDPEFTEEVWLPLLRPIYKRWFRVEVRGIENVPADGSALVVANHSGTVPVDGLMLQVALHDQHPAHRHVRMLGADLVFQSPLVGELARKAGTTLAANADAERLLGTGQLTAVFPEGFKGVGKPFSERYRLQRFGRGGFVSAALHTGAPIIPCSIVGAEEIYPMIGNAKSLARMLGFPYFPLTATFPWLGPLGAIPLPSKWIIEFGAPVDTASLGPEAADDPMLVFDLTDQVRETIQQTLYSLLLQRRSVFW from the coding sequence GTGACCAAAGGGGAGCCCGGCAAGGGCGCTGCCAAGAAGACCACTGCCAAGAAGATCGCCTCCGCGCCCAAGAGTGCCTCGATCACCACGCAGCCCGCCGAGATCGCGGCGGCCGCAAAAGCTCGAAAGCGTCCGGCGCGCAAGGATATTCGTGCGGCCGCCGCACACCCGAGCATGCGCAAGCGGACGACTGCGGCGACGACCGACGACGCGACCGAGCGTCCGCTGCGGGCGGTGCCCGACCTGCCCGAGCTGGGCGACGCGCAGGCGACGCCGACGCCGACCGGTGGGTCGTCGTACCCCCTGCCAGGTCTGGAGACGGCCGTCTCCACGTTGGTGAGCGCGCTGCGGGTGGCCGGGTCGGCCGCGGGACTGCAGGGCGAAGACCTCGAGGCGCGGATCGCCCAGGCCCTCGCCTACCTCCGGCGGCGCGTCACCGGCGACTACGACATCGACGAGTTCGGCTTCGATCCCGAGTTCACCGAGGAGGTCTGGCTGCCGTTGCTGCGGCCGATCTACAAGCGGTGGTTCCGCGTCGAGGTGCGCGGGATCGAGAACGTCCCGGCCGACGGTTCGGCACTCGTGGTCGCCAATCACTCCGGCACGGTGCCCGTCGACGGCCTCATGCTGCAGGTCGCCCTGCACGACCAGCACCCCGCGCACCGGCACGTACGGATGCTCGGCGCCGACCTCGTGTTCCAGTCGCCGCTCGTGGGCGAGCTGGCGCGCAAGGCCGGTACGACCCTGGCGGCCAACGCGGACGCCGAGCGGCTGCTCGGCACCGGACAGCTGACTGCGGTGTTCCCGGAGGGGTTCAAGGGCGTCGGCAAGCCGTTCAGCGAGCGTTACCGGTTGCAGCGCTTCGGGCGGGGCGGGTTCGTCTCGGCCGCGCTGCACACCGGCGCACCGATCATCCCGTGCTCGATCGTGGGCGCCGAGGAGATCTACCCGATGATCGGCAACGCCAAGAGTCTCGCGCGCATGCTCGGCTTCCCCTACTTCCCGCTCACAGCGACGTTCCCGTGGCTCGGCCCGCTGGGGGCCATTCCGCTGCCGTCGAAGTGGATCATCGAGTTCGGTGCGCCGGTCGACACCGCGAGTCTTGGCCCGGAGGCCGCTGACGACCCGATGCTCGTCTTCGACCTCACCGATCAGGTGCGCGAGACGATCCAGCAGACGCTCTACTCCCTGCTGCTGCAGCGGCGCTCAGTCTTTTGGTGA
- a CDS encoding NAD-dependent epimerase/dehydratase family protein, whose protein sequence is MADVVLVTGVSRLVGGRTAQQLSLSGQVKRVIAVDAVPPSHDLGEAQFVRADIRNPIIGKIIRQEQVDTVVHLGVITTPRQAGGRASQKEINVIGTMQLLAACQKADSLTRLVVKSSSSVYGSSPRDPAMFTEDMTARKVPTTGFAKDSVEVETYVRGFARRRPDVAVCMLRMANVVGAGLRTPLTDYLSMRALPVPFGFDGRVQVLHLDDAVRATVAAVTGEASGIINVAGEGVVTVKQAARLIKRPMVPVLPFAAGAVSLASSRGGLGTFDAQQMDWLCYGRGMDTTRMRELLKFEPEHTTREAIVEVFGDHHSWPPSPGAVLASMIGGGS, encoded by the coding sequence ATGGCTGACGTTGTTCTGGTGACCGGTGTGTCCCGACTCGTCGGCGGCCGGACCGCGCAGCAGCTCAGCCTCAGCGGTCAGGTCAAACGAGTGATCGCGGTCGATGCGGTGCCGCCCAGCCACGATCTGGGTGAGGCGCAGTTCGTCCGCGCGGACATCCGCAACCCGATCATCGGCAAGATCATCCGGCAGGAGCAGGTCGACACGGTCGTCCACCTCGGCGTCATCACGACGCCCCGGCAGGCCGGCGGGCGGGCCTCCCAGAAGGAGATCAACGTCATCGGCACCATGCAGCTGCTCGCTGCGTGCCAGAAGGCCGACAGCCTCACCCGACTCGTGGTCAAGTCCTCCAGCTCGGTCTACGGCTCCTCGCCGCGTGACCCCGCGATGTTTACCGAGGACATGACGGCACGCAAGGTGCCGACGACCGGTTTCGCCAAGGACTCGGTCGAGGTGGAGACCTACGTACGCGGGTTCGCACGTCGACGCCCCGACGTCGCGGTCTGCATGCTGCGGATGGCCAACGTCGTGGGCGCGGGTCTGCGGACGCCGCTGACCGACTACCTCAGCATGCGCGCCCTGCCGGTGCCGTTCGGATTCGACGGCCGCGTCCAGGTGCTGCACCTGGACGATGCGGTCCGGGCGACGGTGGCCGCGGTCACCGGCGAGGCAAGCGGCATCATCAACGTGGCCGGCGAGGGCGTGGTCACGGTCAAGCAGGCCGCCCGGCTGATCAAGCGGCCCATGGTGCCGGTGCTGCCCTTCGCTGCGGGCGCGGTGTCGCTCGCCAGCAGCCGTGGCGGCCTCGGCACCTTCGACGCCCAGCAGATGGACTGGCTCTGCTACGGCCGCGGCATGGACACCACGCGGATGCGCGAGCTGCTGAAGTTCGAGCCGGAGCACACGACTCGCGAGGCCATCGTCGAGGTGTTCGGCGATCACCACAGCTGGCCCCCGTCACCGGGTGCCGTACTCGCGTCGATGATCGGAGGGGGATCGTGA
- a CDS encoding 30S ribosomal protein bS22 has translation MGSVIKKRRKRMAKKKHRKLLRKTRHQRRNKK, from the coding sequence ATGGGTTCCGTCATCAAGAAGCGCCGCAAGCGCATGGCGAAGAAGAAGCACCGCAAGTTGCTTCGCAAGACGCGTCACCAGCGCCGCAACAAGAAGTAG
- a CDS encoding helix-turn-helix domain-containing protein, producing MTEDRQVGEVQFMTVAEVAALMRVSKMTVYRLVHNGELPAVRVGRSFRVPEQAVHEYLRTSYIETA from the coding sequence ATGACTGAGGACCGCCAGGTCGGTGAGGTGCAGTTCATGACGGTCGCCGAGGTCGCCGCGCTGATGCGGGTGTCCAAGATGACCGTCTACCGGCTCGTCCACAACGGGGAGCTGCCTGCCGTCCGCGTCGGCCGCTCCTTCCGGGTGCCCGAGCAGGCCGTGCACGAGTACCTGCGGACCTCTTACATCGAGACCGCGTAG
- a CDS encoding acetoin utilization protein AcuC — protein MPAGADQPLRTRVVWDPSLTAYNFGPEHPMNPLRLDLTARLARELGVLDAPGVEVVPPALPPEGDAFLEQVHDRDYIDAVRRASADPASADPAYGLGTEDDPAFAGMHESSALIAAGTVDLCRAVWEGEIDHGVNFCGGLHHAMPGSASGFCIYNDAALGIQWMLDHGAERVVYVDVDVHHGDGVERVFWDDPRVLTISLHESGRVLFPGTGFPGEIGGARAMGGAVNVALPPGTGDAPWLRALHAVVPPLVRAFDPQVMVTQQGCDSHYSDPLAHLALSVDAQQTSYALLHRLAHEVAGGRWIALGGGGYEIIDVVPRSWTHLTAIAAHRPIDLRTPVPAAWRDHVTRLVGRPGPPRMGDGVAEDGMVWFRSWETGFDPDDRVDQSVMATREAVFPLHGLDIWLD, from the coding sequence ATGCCGGCGGGCGCAGATCAGCCCCTCCGCACGCGGGTCGTGTGGGACCCCAGCCTGACGGCGTACAACTTCGGGCCCGAGCACCCGATGAACCCGCTCCGTCTCGACCTCACCGCCCGTCTGGCGCGGGAGCTCGGCGTGCTCGATGCGCCCGGCGTGGAGGTCGTACCCCCCGCGCTGCCGCCTGAGGGCGACGCGTTCCTGGAGCAGGTCCACGACCGCGACTACATCGATGCCGTACGCCGTGCCTCGGCTGATCCTGCGAGCGCGGACCCGGCGTACGGCCTGGGCACCGAGGACGACCCGGCGTTCGCCGGGATGCACGAGTCGTCCGCACTGATCGCCGCCGGGACGGTCGACCTGTGCAGGGCGGTCTGGGAGGGCGAGATCGACCACGGGGTCAACTTCTGTGGCGGCCTGCACCACGCGATGCCGGGCTCGGCGTCCGGCTTCTGCATCTACAACGACGCGGCCCTGGGCATCCAGTGGATGCTGGACCACGGTGCCGAACGTGTCGTCTACGTCGATGTCGACGTCCACCACGGTGACGGCGTCGAACGCGTCTTCTGGGACGACCCGCGGGTGCTGACCATCTCCCTCCACGAGAGCGGCCGGGTGCTGTTCCCGGGCACCGGCTTCCCGGGTGAGATCGGTGGTGCTCGTGCGATGGGCGGGGCGGTCAACGTGGCCCTACCGCCCGGCACCGGCGACGCTCCCTGGCTGCGCGCGCTGCATGCGGTGGTCCCGCCGCTCGTACGCGCCTTCGACCCCCAGGTCATGGTGACCCAGCAGGGTTGCGACTCCCACTACTCCGACCCGCTCGCGCACCTGGCGCTGTCCGTGGATGCCCAGCAGACGTCGTACGCCCTGCTGCACCGCCTCGCGCACGAGGTCGCGGGCGGGCGGTGGATCGCGCTGGGTGGCGGTGGCTACGAGATCATCGACGTCGTACCGCGATCCTGGACCCACCTGACCGCGATCGCCGCGCACCGTCCGATCGACCTGCGTACGCCCGTGCCTGCGGCCTGGCGCGACCACGTGACCCGGCTCGTCGGCCGCCCCGGACCGCCCCGGATGGGCGACGGCGTCGCCGAGGACGGCATGGTCTGGTTCCGGTCCTGGGAGACCGGCTTCGACCCGGACGACCGGGTCGACCAGAGCGTGATGGCGACCCGTGAGGCGGTCTTCCCCCTCCATGGACTGGACATCTGGCTCGACTGA